In Methylomonas sp. ZR1, one DNA window encodes the following:
- a CDS encoding Lrp/AsnC family transcriptional regulator, translated as MTPLNIAPSDAVRLQADGRISKRELADRIGLSASPCLRWVRAVEEGGLIGGYRALLDAKALGLTLMALSHIPIDRHTPECFNTFEAAVAGIPGATAVHSSFLLRRVVDKTAFPVGVGP; from the coding sequence TTGACGCCGCTAAACATTGCGCCGAGCGACGCGGTCAGACTGCAAGCCGACGGCCGCATCAGCAAACGGGAACTGGCCGACCGCATAGGCCTGTCGGCATCACCCTGCCTGCGGTGGGTGCGAGCGGTGGAGGAGGGCGGCCTGATCGGCGGCTATCGGGCCTTGTTGGATGCCAAAGCCTTGGGTCTGACACTGATGGCCTTGAGCCACATTCCGATAGACCGACATACGCCGGAATGTTTCAACACGTTCGAGGCGGCGGTTGCCGGCATTCCCGGCGCGACCGCAGTGCATTCCAGCTTCTTGTTACGGCGGGTCGTGGATAAGACGGCGTTTCCGGTGGGGGTAGGGCCATGA
- a CDS encoding serine hydrolase, producing MKAYLTYLSAILLLLSGCAGSQPLKPNTVQHGDYTYLQAHLAWLIEQEMSEQDVVGLSIAVVDDQQVVWAKGFGYADQAKQIVATPETVYRTGSISKLFTDTLVMQLAEQGKLDIDQPLQTYLPNFAIKSRFPDAGSITLRNIMSHHSGLPGDRGNGMWTNNPAPFSLLVDPLKDEYAAYPPNCIWAYSNLGITLLGTMLERLTGEDFSPYADRQLLKPLGMTHAAFAPGIAGELASKAYKSDQEKAEVALRDMPAGGLNANVLDLSRFIAMVLADGKANGRQLLKPETLHEMLRQQNQDVALDVGNKIGLGWFLTSKPGIGDVAAHGGATLFHRSLLTVLPEHKLGVVVLANSPPTGDLIDKVTDKALKLAVAIKTGQPLLEDAETPEIETRGLTAQEQQLGAGQYATALGYIKLSADGDILVTELNGKSLDLVGREDGKFGIRYKLLGLIPIQPKQLAEVGVSVRHVDGHDLALAHWHGQTLVLGEKIQPVPIPAAMRSRLGDYEIVNLAEGEAMVPEKCALRERDGFLMLEYSIPAFDLNNLTLPIVPVSENAAVILGLGRGMQETVRLETINGQEFVAYSGYLLRKK from the coding sequence ATGAAAGCCTACTTGACATATTTAAGCGCGATATTGCTTTTGCTAAGCGGTTGCGCCGGTTCGCAGCCGCTAAAACCGAATACTGTACAACACGGCGATTACACTTACCTCCAAGCCCATCTTGCTTGGCTGATCGAGCAGGAAATGTCCGAACAGGACGTGGTAGGCTTGAGTATCGCCGTGGTCGACGATCAGCAGGTCGTTTGGGCGAAAGGTTTTGGTTATGCCGATCAAGCCAAGCAGATTGTCGCCACACCGGAAACGGTTTATCGAACCGGCTCCATCTCCAAGCTCTTCACCGATACGCTGGTCATGCAACTGGCGGAGCAGGGCAAGCTGGATATTGATCAGCCGCTACAAACCTATCTGCCGAATTTTGCGATCAAAAGTCGCTTCCCGGATGCCGGGTCGATAACGCTGCGCAACATCATGAGCCATCATTCCGGTTTGCCGGGTGATAGAGGCAATGGCATGTGGACTAACAACCCGGCGCCGTTCAGTCTGCTTGTCGACCCGCTGAAAGACGAATATGCCGCCTATCCGCCCAATTGCATTTGGGCCTATTCGAATCTGGGCATCACTTTATTAGGGACGATGTTGGAAAGGCTGACCGGCGAGGATTTCAGTCCTTATGCCGACCGGCAGCTATTAAAACCACTGGGCATGACGCATGCGGCATTTGCGCCGGGCATAGCGGGAGAGCTGGCCTCCAAAGCCTATAAGAGTGATCAGGAAAAGGCCGAAGTGGCACTGCGCGATATGCCGGCCGGCGGCTTGAATGCCAATGTTTTGGATCTAAGCCGTTTTATCGCCATGGTCTTGGCGGACGGCAAAGCCAATGGCCGGCAACTATTGAAGCCGGAAACCCTACATGAAATGCTGCGCCAGCAAAACCAGGACGTGGCGCTGGATGTGGGCAATAAAATCGGTTTGGGCTGGTTCTTGACCAGCAAGCCCGGTATCGGCGATGTGGCCGCACACGGCGGAGCAACGCTTTTTCACCGTAGCCTGCTGACGGTGCTGCCGGAACACAAGCTAGGCGTGGTCGTGCTGGCGAATTCCCCGCCCACCGGCGACTTGATCGACAAAGTCACCGATAAGGCACTAAAACTGGCGGTTGCGATAAAAACCGGCCAGCCGCTGCTGGAGGACGCCGAAACGCCTGAAATCGAAACACGCGGCTTAACCGCGCAAGAGCAACAATTGGGGGCAGGGCAGTATGCAACCGCGCTAGGCTACATCAAGTTATCAGCCGATGGCGACATCCTGGTCACCGAACTGAACGGCAAAAGTCTGGATTTGGTTGGTAGGGAAGATGGCAAATTCGGCATTCGCTATAAACTGCTGGGCTTGATTCCAATACAACCCAAGCAGCTGGCCGAAGTCGGCGTGTCGGTGCGCCATGTCGACGGCCATGATCTGGCGCTGGCCCATTGGCACGGCCAAACCTTGGTATTAGGTGAGAAAATCCAACCCGTACCGATTCCCGCCGCCATGCGCAGCCGCTTGGGCGATTACGAAATCGTCAATCTTGCCGAAGGCGAGGCGATGGTTCCGGAAAAATGCGCGCTACGCGAGCGGGACGGTTTTTTGATGCTGGAGTATTCCATTCCCGCATTCGACCTGAATAATCTGACCCTCCCGATTGTACCGGTATCGGAAAACGCCGCCGTCATTCTTGGATTAGGACGCGGCATGCAGGAAACCGTGCGGCTGGAGACGATTAATGGCCAAGAGTTTGTGGCTTATTCCGGGTATTTATTGCGGAAGAAATGA
- a CDS encoding TfoX/Sxy family protein has product MSEFTAYLPEVFELFGTIQIRKMFGGYGVYHDGLMFALVADDTLYLKADAENAKFFEEQGLAPFEYQREGKMTKMSYYQAPAEFMEDREQAVLWARRSYDAARRAQRKKRKSKTDTTVIRHLD; this is encoded by the coding sequence ATGAGCGAATTTACCGCCTATTTGCCTGAAGTGTTCGAACTGTTCGGCACCATTCAGATCCGTAAGATGTTTGGGGGCTATGGTGTCTACCACGATGGCTTGATGTTCGCGCTGGTGGCGGACGATACTCTGTATCTCAAGGCGGATGCCGAGAATGCCAAATTTTTCGAGGAACAGGGGCTTGCGCCATTCGAATATCAGCGGGAAGGCAAAATGACGAAAATGTCATATTACCAAGCGCCGGCCGAGTTTATGGAAGACCGGGAGCAGGCCGTTCTGTGGGCGCGGCGCTCGTACGACGCCGCGCGTAGAGCCCAACGTAAAAAACGCAAAAGCAAAACGGACACGACAGTGATACGTCATTTAGACTGA
- a CDS encoding ATP-binding protein, which produces MALTYWEPYKMPKLLPTLHLLCGKIASGKSTLAKELAKTPDTVILSEDTWLVHLYPDDIKTVADYVRCASNLRDAIGPHVTDLLRIGVSVVLDFPANTVANRKWMRSLIDRAESRHVLHFLDVSDDKCLTRLRARNASGTHAFVVADTEFDLITSFFVAPQQEEGFNIIRY; this is translated from the coding sequence ATGGCACTGACTTACTGGGAGCCATATAAAATGCCAAAGCTACTGCCAACATTGCATCTGCTCTGCGGAAAAATCGCCTCTGGCAAATCGACATTGGCAAAGGAACTGGCCAAGACGCCGGACACGGTGATCCTCAGCGAGGACACTTGGCTTGTACATCTATATCCAGACGACATCAAGACTGTGGCGGACTATGTTCGATGTGCTTCGAATTTGCGTGACGCGATCGGTCCACACGTGACCGATTTGCTTCGAATAGGTGTGTCCGTGGTATTGGATTTTCCAGCCAACACCGTCGCAAACCGAAAATGGATGAGATCTCTTATCGACAGAGCCGAATCAAGGCATGTGTTGCATTTTCTTGATGTATCGGACGACAAATGCTTGACACGTTTACGTGCGAGAAACGCGTCTGGCACTCACGCTTTTGTAGTGGCTGATACCGAATTTGACCTAATCACAAGTTTCTTCGTCGCCCCTCAGCAGGAAGAGGGGTTCAACATTATTCGATATTAG
- a CDS encoding nuclear transport factor 2 family protein: protein MAYHPLKQIIEAADKAITEEDFVTLMAFYADNATLVIKPGLIATGKEQIHKAFLAITEYFNHSLVVKQGAMHVIQSGNTALVIMETVLETADAAGVANCMSRRATYVFREDPVGKWLCVIDNSYGTDLLGAI from the coding sequence ATGGCTTACCATCCACTTAAACAAATTATCGAAGCTGCTGACAAAGCAATCACTGAAGAGGACTTCGTTACCTTGATGGCTTTCTACGCAGACAATGCAACGCTCGTCATCAAGCCAGGCTTGATTGCTACAGGCAAGGAACAAATCCATAAGGCGTTCCTCGCGATCACCGAATATTTCAACCATAGTCTTGTGGTCAAACAAGGCGCGATGCATGTCATTCAGAGCGGAAATACGGCTCTAGTGATCATGGAAACCGTTCTGGAAACGGCGGATGCTGCCGGTGTAGCGAATTGCATGTCAAGGCGCGCCACCTATGTCTTTCGGGAAGACCCTGTCGGCAAGTGGCTTTGTGTTATCGATAATTCGTATGGCACTGACTTACTGGGAGCCATATAA
- a CDS encoding DUF1697 domain-containing protein, with protein MLELAELEQAVRTYPFPDAETQPDTLHLNFLLSAPANPDLAALAAI; from the coding sequence TTGCTGGAACTAGCGGAACTGGAACAGGCCGTGCGGACCTATCCCTTTCCCGACGCGGAAACCCAGCCCGATACATTGCACCTGAATTTTTTGCTGTCCGCACCGGCCAACCCCGACCTGGCCGCGCTGGCTGCTATCTAG
- a CDS encoding response regulator transcription factor, with product MPPTKHLLLVEDDPDIAGLLAANLREEGYSVDWAADGEAALAAIAGNRYDLLLLDVMLPGVDGLEICRRVRAGPVYTPIIIVSSKSSDVQRVVGLEMGADDYIVKPFALAEVVARVRALLRRVAALSEPIAIQADAVLVAHGLRIDVQSRTVVLDGQTLALTAREFDLLHFFARHPGRMFTRLELLNQVWGYNHDGYEHTVNSHINRLRAKIEADPAKPARILTVWGVGYKFAEADTADA from the coding sequence ATGCCGCCTACGAAACACCTGCTCCTGGTCGAAGACGATCCCGACATTGCCGGCCTGCTGGCCGCCAATTTGCGCGAGGAAGGCTACAGCGTGGATTGGGCGGCCGACGGCGAGGCCGCGCTGGCCGCGATTGCCGGCAATCGTTACGACTTGTTGCTGCTGGACGTCATGCTGCCCGGTGTGGACGGCTTGGAAATTTGCCGGCGGGTGCGGGCCGGGCCGGTTTATACCCCCATCATCATCGTCAGTTCCAAATCCAGCGACGTGCAACGGGTGGTGGGTTTGGAAATGGGCGCCGACGACTACATCGTCAAACCGTTTGCATTGGCCGAGGTGGTCGCTAGAGTACGGGCGCTGTTGCGGCGGGTGGCGGCGTTGAGTGAACCCATCGCCATTCAAGCAGATGCCGTTCTGGTCGCTCACGGTTTGCGGATCGATGTGCAAAGCCGCACGGTGGTTTTGGACGGCCAAACGCTGGCGCTGACCGCCCGCGAATTCGACTTGCTGCATTTCTTCGCTCGCCATCCGGGCCGTATGTTCACCCGGCTGGAACTGTTGAACCAGGTCTGGGGCTACAACCACGACGGCTACGAACATACCGTCAACTCCCACATCAATCGCTTACGCGCCAAAATCGAAGCCGATCCGGCCAAACCGGCGCGAATACTGACGGTGTGGGGCGTTGGTTACAAGTTTGCCGAAGCGGACACCGCCGACGCATGA
- a CDS encoding ATP-binding protein, with protein MTLSFQSRIALLFAALFVAVQALTVACIYVAVRDNLLHQLDQDLRYAEQAFRQLLVERAERVAGEAGLLVADFGFRSTVTGGDPATIASALENLLLRIHAQRGLFIDPQFQVLADSAGQWQGQPFPYAQALANTDATRSLVWFGVLDGRLQEWALVPVSAPLPVGWVAVAQAVDEQRIARFRQNSLLPLHIGLAELSADGGRLLAASAPDAALALLHSSTNRALAATVDTAQGRYLGRILTLPAAGGDQGVAALLQIKFTDAFAGYRHMLLLAAGVLLLGLLTTLAGSVVIARNLSRPLRALAGAGERAVNGDFAASPLTGRNDELGRLADTFVRAAQLAGQLGELRQKDQERRELVASMSHDLRTPLAALRAFLETMQRKAETLPATEQQHFLDTALRQTEKVSRLAQELFELAKLECDDASLNPEPFNLAELLQDVAQKYRLQAEQRGVSLQAELRPELPLISADIGLIERLLTNLIDNALRHTPPGGRVRLDAWPARGRIAVAVRDTGIGIAPEYLPTLCDWDSPLARRARADGGGFGLIVVGKIAQLHGGRLQVESTLGVGSEFRFDLPLADSARAADGNR; from the coding sequence ATGACGCTGAGCTTCCAAAGCCGCATCGCTCTATTGTTCGCGGCGCTGTTCGTCGCGGTGCAGGCGCTGACGGTGGCGTGCATTTACGTGGCGGTGCGAGACAACCTGTTGCACCAACTCGACCAGGACTTGCGCTACGCCGAGCAAGCCTTCCGGCAACTGCTGGTCGAACGCGCCGAACGAGTCGCCGGCGAGGCCGGCTTGCTGGTCGCCGATTTTGGGTTTCGCAGCACCGTCACCGGCGGCGACCCGGCCACCATCGCCTCGGCCTTGGAAAACCTGCTGCTGCGCATCCACGCCCAACGCGGCTTGTTTATCGATCCACAATTTCAGGTGCTCGCCGATAGCGCCGGCCAGTGGCAAGGCCAGCCGTTTCCGTATGCGCAAGCCTTGGCAAACACCGACGCCACCCGCTCACTGGTCTGGTTCGGCGTGTTGGACGGCCGCTTGCAGGAATGGGCGCTGGTGCCGGTGTCGGCGCCGCTGCCGGTGGGCTGGGTGGCAGTGGCGCAGGCTGTCGACGAGCAGCGTATCGCCCGATTTCGGCAAAACTCGCTATTGCCGCTGCACATCGGTTTGGCCGAACTCAGTGCCGACGGCGGCCGCCTGCTGGCCGCGTCGGCACCGGACGCGGCCCTGGCCTTGCTGCACAGCTCGACCAACCGGGCGCTGGCAGCCACGGTCGATACCGCGCAAGGCCGCTACCTCGGCCGCATACTGACGTTGCCGGCGGCCGGCGGCGATCAAGGCGTCGCCGCATTGCTGCAAATCAAGTTCACCGATGCCTTCGCCGGCTACCGCCATATGCTGTTACTGGCGGCCGGGGTGTTGCTGCTCGGCCTGTTGACGACGCTGGCTGGCAGCGTGGTCATCGCCCGCAATCTGTCGCGGCCGCTACGGGCCTTGGCCGGTGCCGGCGAACGAGCGGTCAACGGCGATTTCGCTGCCTCGCCGCTGACCGGCCGCAACGACGAATTGGGCCGACTGGCCGATACCTTCGTTCGCGCCGCCCAACTGGCCGGCCAACTGGGCGAACTGCGCCAAAAAGACCAGGAACGCCGCGAACTGGTGGCTTCGATGTCGCACGATTTACGCACGCCGTTGGCTGCGTTACGCGCTTTTCTCGAAACCATGCAGCGCAAGGCCGAGACCTTGCCGGCCACCGAACAACAGCATTTTCTGGATACCGCGTTGCGCCAGACCGAAAAAGTCAGTCGGCTGGCGCAGGAACTGTTCGAACTGGCCAAGTTGGAATGCGACGACGCCAGCTTGAATCCCGAACCCTTCAATCTGGCCGAATTGCTGCAAGACGTCGCCCAAAAATACCGGCTGCAGGCCGAACAGCGCGGCGTCAGCTTGCAAGCCGAACTGCGCCCGGAATTACCACTCATCAGCGCCGATATTGGCCTGATCGAGCGCCTGCTGACCAATCTGATCGACAACGCCTTGCGCCACACCCCGCCAGGCGGCCGAGTTCGGCTGGACGCCTGGCCGGCGCGCGGCCGGATAGCGGTGGCGGTGCGCGATACCGGCATCGGCATCGCCCCGGAATATCTACCAACCTTGTGCGATTGGGACTCGCCGCTGGCCCGCCGCGCCCGCGCCGACGGCGGCGGTTTCGGCTTGATCGTGGTTGGTAAGATCGCCCAGCTGCACGGCGGCCGCTTGCAAGTGGAAAGTACCTTGGGCGTTGGCAGCGAATTTCGCTTCGATTTGCCGCTGGCAGATTCGGCGCGCGCGGCCGACGGCAACCGGTAA
- a CDS encoding methylamine utilization protein, with the protein MASRLPAVFLTAWAAVAPAAELAGKAVAGGRPLADLVVAAQALDAAGRVKAPPAPAAMALDQKSREFVPHVLAVRSGTPVYFPNSDAIKHHVYSFSAAKRFEIKLYSGVPREPVRFDQPGIVALGCNIHDWMLGYVYVSDADYLAVSDAEGRWTLDLPEGRYRLSFWHPDAAEQTAEQIVSVPAGELAVTVELKARFPTGKPPASLQNQGYGDGF; encoded by the coding sequence GTGGCAAGTCGCTTACCGGCTGTTTTTTTAACGGCCTGGGCCGCCGTCGCGCCGGCCGCGGAATTGGCGGGCAAGGCCGTCGCCGGCGGCCGGCCGTTGGCCGATCTGGTGGTCGCCGCCCAAGCCTTGGATGCCGCCGGCCGGGTCAAAGCGCCGCCGGCGCCGGCGGCAATGGCGTTGGACCAGAAAAGCCGCGAATTCGTCCCGCACGTGTTGGCGGTGCGCAGCGGCACCCCGGTGTATTTCCCGAACAGCGACGCGATCAAGCACCACGTCTATTCGTTTTCCGCAGCCAAGCGATTTGAGATCAAGCTCTATAGCGGCGTGCCGCGCGAACCGGTGCGCTTCGACCAGCCCGGCATCGTCGCGCTGGGTTGTAACATTCACGATTGGATGCTGGGTTACGTCTACGTCAGCGATGCCGATTACCTTGCGGTTTCCGACGCCGAGGGCCGCTGGACGCTGGATTTGCCGGAGGGCCGCTACCGCCTGAGCTTTTGGCATCCGGACGCAGCCGAACAAACGGCCGAGCAAATCGTCAGCGTACCGGCCGGTGAACTCGCGGTGACGGTGGAATTGAAAGCCCGCTTCCCCACCGGCAAGCCGCCAGCCAGCTTGCAAAATCAGGGTTACGGCGACGGGTTTTGA
- a CDS encoding spondin domain-containing protein — MQKNHAFTLSALLLAASAAPLSSAEAAQVTLSFSNLSAANGPALSPFFIALHDGSFDAFDVGTTASSAIEAIAELGSGAGLSSAFAASSAAAAGGSSATVTASVNAFGPGIFLPGAKGSVTLDLDPVKNRYLSYFAMVVPSNDRFVGNDSPTEIELFDAQGHFTGGTFVENGSSIWDAGTELDGTTGAAFLVGSNAADSPAQNGTIQANHDFAVYAGLGTPAGYNFTDLPGANTPLLQISAVSQVPVPAAAWLFGSALPLFGWFRKRAPVSALPA; from the coding sequence ATGCAAAAAAACCATGCTTTTACGCTGTCGGCGCTGTTGTTAGCGGCCAGTGCGGCACCTTTAAGTTCGGCAGAGGCCGCGCAGGTCACGCTGAGTTTCAGCAATTTGTCTGCTGCCAACGGGCCGGCCTTGAGTCCGTTTTTCATCGCCTTGCACGACGGTTCGTTCGACGCGTTCGATGTCGGCACCACTGCGTCGTCGGCCATCGAAGCGATTGCCGAATTAGGCAGCGGCGCCGGTTTGTCGTCGGCATTCGCGGCCAGCAGCGCGGCAGCGGCCGGCGGTTCCAGCGCGACGGTGACCGCGTCGGTCAACGCCTTCGGCCCTGGCATTTTCCTGCCCGGCGCCAAAGGCAGCGTCACCCTGGATCTGGACCCGGTGAAAAACCGTTATCTGAGTTATTTCGCGATGGTGGTGCCGTCCAACGACCGTTTCGTCGGTAACGATTCGCCGACCGAAATCGAATTGTTCGACGCCCAAGGCCATTTCACCGGCGGCACCTTCGTCGAGAACGGCAGCAGCATTTGGGACGCCGGCACCGAACTGGACGGCACCACTGGCGCGGCGTTCCTGGTCGGGTCTAACGCGGCGGATAGCCCGGCGCAAAACGGCACGATTCAGGCCAACCACGACTTCGCGGTCTATGCCGGATTAGGAACGCCGGCCGGTTACAACTTTACCGACCTGCCCGGCGCCAATACGCCGCTGCTGCAAATCAGCGCGGTGTCGCAAGTGCCGGTTCCGGCGGCGGCATGGTTGTTCGGCAGCGCGTTGCCGTTGTTCGGTTGGTTCCGGAAGCGCGCGCCGGTGTCGGCTTTGCCGGCTTGA
- a CDS encoding helix-turn-helix domain-containing protein has translation MSDLKLKNRCPIDYALEVFGDRWTLIVLRDLMLSGKRHYRELMTSKEGIATNILASRLKKMEADGLVIRKHKPEDKRQVFYELTEKALDLVPVLLEISRWSVIYDQHTAAPPELMRRYREEPQQLIADLQQAARIRQS, from the coding sequence ATGTCCGACTTGAAGCTCAAAAATAGATGCCCAATTGATTATGCCCTCGAAGTGTTCGGAGACCGATGGACGCTGATCGTACTTCGCGATCTGATGCTAAGCGGCAAACGGCATTACCGGGAGTTGATGACTTCAAAAGAAGGAATCGCAACCAATATTCTGGCTTCGCGACTGAAGAAAATGGAAGCGGACGGACTCGTTATCCGTAAACACAAGCCCGAAGACAAACGCCAAGTGTTTTATGAGCTAACGGAAAAAGCGCTCGATCTGGTACCTGTGCTACTCGAAATTAGCCGCTGGAGCGTCATTTACGACCAGCATACGGCAGCTCCTCCGGAACTCATGCGCCGCTATCGAGAAGAGCCGCAGCAGCTGATAGCCGATTTGCAGCAAGCGGCACGAATTCGGCAATCCTGA
- a CDS encoding MAPEG family protein encodes MSLINSKAPEMSLLRIYTALGIIVGSVVAWLLWLLAGEHHSVRPELLISPMAALFTLTALVWLIMVVARNVAVIRGHASIRYFADYKADIPADDRFERPARTFNNLMQVPALFYVICLLMLVEKEVDNVQIALAWAFVVLRYVHAIIYMAVNWVPYRFATWASSCIVLGALWFRFVTAVGLG; translated from the coding sequence ATGTCGCTTATTAATTCTAAAGCCCCCGAAATGTCTTTGCTTCGGATTTACACGGCCCTAGGCATTATTGTTGGATCGGTCGTAGCTTGGCTACTCTGGCTATTGGCCGGTGAACATCACTCTGTACGACCGGAGCTGCTCATTTCTCCCATGGCCGCACTTTTTACTCTGACGGCTTTGGTGTGGTTGATTATGGTCGTGGCGCGAAATGTTGCCGTTATTCGAGGGCATGCGTCGATCAGGTATTTCGCGGATTACAAGGCGGATATTCCTGCCGATGATCGATTCGAGCGTCCGGCTCGAACCTTCAATAATCTAATGCAAGTACCCGCGCTTTTTTATGTTATTTGTCTATTGATGCTTGTCGAGAAAGAAGTGGACAACGTTCAGATCGCGCTTGCCTGGGCTTTTGTTGTACTCAGGTATGTCCATGCCATCATTTATATGGCGGTAAACTGGGTGCCGTATCGCTTCGCGACGTGGGCTTCAAGCTGCATCGTTCTGGGCGCACTTTGGTTTCGCTTTGTGACGGCAGTTGGGTTGGGATAA
- a CDS encoding autoinducer binding domain-containing protein, with protein sequence MKAWQEIQLQALQTSDSEHQLFQTIAALGAELGFDYCAYGLRLVLPLSKPKIVKVSNYPSAWQAQYQTKNYCAIDPTVKHALRSSKPILWTDGLFASTAAFWEEARSFGLRYGWAQSMRDVPGATGMLTLARSDEPLSETELADKAFKMAWLTQTAHMALSRRLLPKLLPEADAKLSNREIAVLRWTADGKTAGEIANIMKITERTVNFHISNAAAKLNASNKTAAAVKAAMLGFL encoded by the coding sequence ATGAAAGCCTGGCAAGAAATTCAACTTCAAGCATTGCAAACCAGCGACAGCGAGCATCAGCTTTTCCAAACCATTGCGGCGTTGGGTGCGGAATTGGGTTTTGATTATTGCGCCTACGGCCTCCGGTTGGTGCTGCCGTTGAGCAAGCCGAAGATCGTGAAAGTGAGTAATTATCCATCGGCTTGGCAAGCGCAATATCAAACCAAAAACTATTGTGCGATCGATCCCACAGTCAAACATGCTCTCCGCTCGTCAAAGCCCATTCTATGGACCGACGGTTTGTTCGCCTCGACGGCGGCGTTTTGGGAAGAAGCCCGCTCGTTCGGCTTGCGTTACGGTTGGGCGCAATCCATGCGGGATGTCCCCGGCGCCACCGGCATGCTCACTTTGGCGCGATCCGATGAGCCGCTGAGCGAAACCGAGCTGGCGGACAAGGCTTTTAAAATGGCTTGGTTGACCCAAACTGCGCATATGGCCCTATCGCGCCGCTTATTGCCCAAATTGCTGCCGGAAGCGGATGCGAAACTATCGAACCGCGAGATTGCGGTACTACGCTGGACGGCCGATGGCAAAACCGCCGGCGAAATTGCCAATATCATGAAAATTACCGAGCGAACGGTCAATTTTCATATCAGCAATGCTGCGGCGAAATTAAATGCCAGCAACAAAACCGCGGCGGCCGTTAAAGCGGCGATGCTCGGTTTTTTGTAA
- a CDS encoding GNAT family N-acetyltransferase, which yields MTFDIFIAATDAEIQACFPVFSELRPHLKQEQFLAQVRRQRLQSYQILAVRQQGAVKSVAGFRFAEFLAWGKILYIDDLATRSGETAQGFASALLDWLIAHAKAHDCRGVHLDSGHQRFTAHRLYLNKGFQLSSHHFSLILNI from the coding sequence ATGACTTTCGATATTTTCATCGCCGCTACCGACGCGGAAATTCAAGCCTGTTTTCCGGTGTTCAGCGAGTTGCGCCCGCACCTCAAGCAAGAGCAGTTTCTAGCCCAGGTTCGCCGCCAGCGACTGCAGTCCTACCAAATTCTGGCTGTTAGACAGCAGGGCGCCGTTAAAAGCGTGGCGGGTTTTCGTTTCGCCGAGTTTTTGGCCTGGGGCAAAATACTGTATATCGACGATTTGGCCACGCGAAGCGGCGAGACTGCGCAAGGCTTCGCCAGCGCTTTGCTCGATTGGCTGATAGCCCATGCCAAAGCCCACGATTGCCGGGGCGTGCATCTGGATTCCGGCCATCAGCGCTTTACCGCCCATCGCTTGTATCTTAACAAGGGCTTTCAGCTGAGCAGTCATCACTTTTCCCTGATCCTCAACATCTAG